In a genomic window of Pieris brassicae chromosome 7, ilPieBrab1.1, whole genome shotgun sequence:
- the LOC123711678 gene encoding transmembrane protein 135-like isoform X2, whose protein sequence is MVEASKFWFEKSCSDSDCHTLIHPWTRTCSNATSSMLLSCIKGSYKFYAMVYIIQILMRGKKLTKEDVLEQFKLYLKSGIFGLTVGSSFVTLNCIFRKLFFSQFTYYTTVLLPCTLSGAAVYFEPPYRRVMVANLFVNLVFEYWIRTLEMKGWLRRSASRETLIFMLGSSLFFYLMRLDRDNKKRTPLFWFFTPPRVSKEVGEPMDGIKGRSDACPHKGPCVNYILKGAAQLFGVGCAMSMVRTIIPRILTPTKALKSLKLSNFKLGVFFGGYIGIYRLIVCLLCRSTGRDSALHAVPAGFLAGAALRASPSLPIALAPLTSSLQILGSWGYQKGLIPEQWPLVELVYCICQGILFHARVMHEDACPRYIINLMHTVTSNKADEIQGAFIQKILAHGGGM, encoded by the exons ATGGTTGAAGCAAGTAAATTCTGGTTTGAAAAATCATGCAGTGATTCCGATTGTCACACTTTGATTCATCCCTGGACGCGGACTTGCTCCAATGCAACTTCCTCTATGTTATTGAGTTGCATAAAGGGCAGTTATAAGTTTTATGCTATGGTGTATATT ataCAAATTCTTATGAGAGGAAAGAAATtaaccaaagaggatgtaTTGGAGCAATttaagctttatttaaaatctggAATTTTTGGTCTCACTGTTGGTAGTTCATTTGTaactttaaattgtatatttag GAAACTGTTCTTCAGTCAATTTACATACTACACAACAGTTCTCCTACCATGTACATTAAGTGGAGCTGCAGTCTATTTTGAACCACCATACAGAAGGGTTATGGTTGCAAATCTATTTGTCAATCTG GTTTTTGAATACTGGATACGCACACTAGAGATGAAAGGCTGGCTTCGGCGCTCAGCTAGCCGGGAGACACTTATATTCATGCTGGGTAGTTCTCTCTTCTTCTATCTTATGCGTTTAGACAGAGATAATAAAAAGAGGACTCCTTTATTCTG GTTTTTCACTCCACCACGGGTATCTAAAGAGGTTGGCGAACCAATGGACGGTATTAAGGGAAGGAGTGATGCCTGTCCACATAAGGGACCATGTGtgaactatattttaaag GGTGCAGCGCAACTGTTCGGAGTAGGCTGTGCCATGTCAATGGTACGCACTATCATTCCAAGAATTTTGACGCCGACTAAAGCTCTGAAGTCCTTGAAGCTATCAAATTTCAAGCTTGGTGTTTTCTTCGGTGGTTATATAGGAATTTATAGG CTGATAGTATGTCTGTTATGCCGCTCTACGGGCCGAGACAGCGCGTTACACGCAGTACCAGCGGGCTTCCTGGCAGGCGCCGCGCTTAGGGCTTCTCCCTCGCTGCCTATAGCGCTCGCGCCTCTCACGTCTTCTCTACAG ATTCTAGGTTCATGGGGCTACCAGAAAGGTCTCATACCGGAGCAGTGGCCTTTAGTAGAACTAGTCTACTGCATATGTCAGGGTATACTCTTCCACGCTAGGGTAATGCATGAAGACGCCTGTCCACGCTACATCATCAATCTGATGCATACAGTTACTTCtaataa ggCGGATGAAATCCAGGGTGCTTTTATCCAGAAAATATTAGCGCATGGCGGTGGCATGTAA
- the LOC123711676 gene encoding heat shock protein 68-like — MVIPAIGIDLGTTFSCVGVFQNGKVEIIANEQGNRVTPSYVAFTETERFIGDAAKNQIAMNPKNTVFDAKRLIGRRFDDVKVQQDLKHWPFEVISDGGKPKIVIEYKGQKKKFSPEEISSMVLTKMKETAETYLGGTVQNAVVTVPAYFNDSQRQATKDAGTIAAINVLRIINEPTAAALAYGLDKNLSGEKNVLIFDLGGGTFDVSILQISEGSLFEVQSTAGDTHLGGEDFDNRMVDHFSTEFDKKFKKNLKENPKALRRLRTACERAKRTLSSSTEASLEVDALHDGIDFYSKLSRARFEELCSDLFKQTLVPVERALKDANLHTREIHDVVMVGGSTRIPKIQRLLQDFFGGKTLNLSINPDEAVAYGAAVQAAILTGSKDERLQDVLLVDVSPLSLGIETAGGIMTKLVERNTRIPIAQKKVFSTYADNQPAVTIQVYEGERVMTRDNNLLGTFNLAGIPPAPRGVPQIEVTFDIDANGILNVSAEDKSTGRSERITISNDKGRLNKVEIDKMLHDAERFKADDDVIRERVEIRNQLESYLFGCKAAVENAGNRLTESEKNEVITECTNQLKWMDSHPDASTSELQEQLKAAQTVCQSAMMKLHNIDGGPSCARSARSSGPRVEELD, encoded by the exons ATGGTTATACCAGCTATTGGCATAGATCTCGGTACAACATTCTCCTGTGTAGGAGTATTTCAAAATGGTAAGGTAGAAATTATTGCAAATGAACAAGGAAACAGAGTTACCCCTTCATATGTCGCCTTTACTGAAACTGAGAGGTTTATTGGTGATGCAGCTAAAAACCAG ATAGCTATGAATCCTAAGAACACAGTATTCGACGCGAAACGTCTCATCGGACGTAGGTTTGATGATGTAAAAGTACAACAAGACCTTAAACATTGGCCATTTGAAGTAATCTCTGATGGCGGAAAGCCTAAGATTGTTATCGAATACAAAGGACAGAAGAAAAAGTTTTCTCCAGAGGAAATATCTTCTATGGTTTTGACAAAAATGAAAGAAACAGCAGAGACTTACCTAGGAGGTACAGTACAAAATGCCGTCGTAACTGTCCCTGCTTACTTTAATGACTCTCAACGACAAGCTACGAAAGATGCTGGGACGATTGCTGCTATAAATGTACtaagaataattaatgaacCAACGGCAGCCGCATTAGCATATGGTCTAGATAAAAATCTAAGTGgagaaaaaaatgtacttataTTTGACCTTGGCGGAGGAACATTTGATGTTTCAATACTGCAAATATCTGAAGGCTCCCTTTTTGAAGTTCAATCGACAGCGGGGGATACTCATTTAGGCGGCGAAGATTTTGATAACAGAATGGTTGATCATTTTAGTACAgagtttgataaaaaatttaagaagaATTTAAAGGAAAATCCAAAAGCCTTAAGGCGATTAAGAACAGCATGCGAAAGAGCGAAAAGAACACTATCATCCAGCACGGAAGCCAGTCTAGAAGTCGATGCATTGCATGATggaatagatttttattctaaattaagtAGAGCTCGCTTTGAAGAGCTTTGTtcagatttatttaaacaaacgtTGGTACCAGTTGAGCGTGCTTTAAAAGACGCAAATCTTCATACAAGAGAAATACATGACGTCGTTATGGTTGGAGGTTCAACACGAATACCAAAGATACAAAGGCTTCTACAA gaTTTTTTCGGAGGCAAAACTTTAAATCTATCAATTAATCCCGATGAGGCTGTGGCATATGGTGCAGCGGTTCAAGCAGCAATTCTGACCGGTTCAAAAGACGAACGGCTACAAGACGTTTTACTGGTAGATGTATCACCATTGTCCTTAGGTATAGAAACAGCTGGAGGAATAATGACTAAACTGGTTGAAAGGAATACCAGAATCCCTATTGCACAGAAAAAGGTTTTTTCAACTTACGCTGATAACCAACCGGCCGTAACAATACAG GTATATGAAGGTGAACGTGTAATGACTCGAGATAACAACCTACTTGGAACATTCAATCTCGCTGGAATACCTCCAGCACCAAGAGGAGTTCCGCAAATAGAA GTAACATTTGATATTGATGCTAATGGAATCCTGAATGTTAGCGCAGAAGATAAGAGTACTGGAAGATCGGAGCGCATCACTATTTCTAACGATAAAGGGCGTTTGAACAAAGTTGAGATAGATAAAATGCTTCATGATGCTGAACGGTTTAAAGCTGACGATGATGTTATAAGGGAACGTGTTGAAATCCGTAATCAGTTAGAGAGTTACTTATTTGGTTGTAAAGCG GCAGTAGAAAATGCCGGAAATCGTCTTACGGAAAGCGAAAAGAACGAAGTAATTACAGAATGTACAAATCAACTTAAATGGATGGACTCACATCCGGATGCCTCAACGTCAGAACTGCAAGAGCAGTTGAAGGCGGCGCAAACCGTTTGCCAATCAGCTATGATGAAACTTCACAATATCGATGGTGGACCAAGCTGTGCTCGTTCGGCTCGCTCTAGTGGTCCAAGGGTAGAAGAATTGGACTAG
- the LOC123711678 gene encoding transmembrane protein 135-like isoform X1, producing the protein MVEISKLTIDNIPELKKLTCMQLVHPYTNSCYHAFLIMLEDCLKGSLLFWAPIHAFPLIQILMRGKKLTKEDVLEQFKLYLKSGIFGLTVGSSFVTLNCIFRKLFFSQFTYYTTVLLPCTLSGAAVYFEPPYRRVMVANLFVNLVFEYWIRTLEMKGWLRRSASRETLIFMLGSSLFFYLMRLDRDNKKRTPLFWFFTPPRVSKEVGEPMDGIKGRSDACPHKGPCVNYILKGAAQLFGVGCAMSMVRTIIPRILTPTKALKSLKLSNFKLGVFFGGYIGIYRLIVCLLCRSTGRDSALHAVPAGFLAGAALRASPSLPIALAPLTSSLQILGSWGYQKGLIPEQWPLVELVYCICQGILFHARVMHEDACPRYIINLMHTVTSNKADEIQGAFIQKILAHGGGM; encoded by the exons ATGGTGGAAATTAGTAAGCTTACAATAGATAATATACCAGAATTGAAGAAATTAACTTGTATGCAGTTAGTTCATCCCTATACAAACAGCTGTTACCATGCGTTTCTTATAATGCTTGAAGATTGCCTTAAAGGGAGCCTTTTATTTTGGGCACCCATTCATGCTTTTCCATTG ataCAAATTCTTATGAGAGGAAAGAAATtaaccaaagaggatgtaTTGGAGCAATttaagctttatttaaaatctggAATTTTTGGTCTCACTGTTGGTAGTTCATTTGTaactttaaattgtatatttag GAAACTGTTCTTCAGTCAATTTACATACTACACAACAGTTCTCCTACCATGTACATTAAGTGGAGCTGCAGTCTATTTTGAACCACCATACAGAAGGGTTATGGTTGCAAATCTATTTGTCAATCTG GTTTTTGAATACTGGATACGCACACTAGAGATGAAAGGCTGGCTTCGGCGCTCAGCTAGCCGGGAGACACTTATATTCATGCTGGGTAGTTCTCTCTTCTTCTATCTTATGCGTTTAGACAGAGATAATAAAAAGAGGACTCCTTTATTCTG GTTTTTCACTCCACCACGGGTATCTAAAGAGGTTGGCGAACCAATGGACGGTATTAAGGGAAGGAGTGATGCCTGTCCACATAAGGGACCATGTGtgaactatattttaaag GGTGCAGCGCAACTGTTCGGAGTAGGCTGTGCCATGTCAATGGTACGCACTATCATTCCAAGAATTTTGACGCCGACTAAAGCTCTGAAGTCCTTGAAGCTATCAAATTTCAAGCTTGGTGTTTTCTTCGGTGGTTATATAGGAATTTATAGG CTGATAGTATGTCTGTTATGCCGCTCTACGGGCCGAGACAGCGCGTTACACGCAGTACCAGCGGGCTTCCTGGCAGGCGCCGCGCTTAGGGCTTCTCCCTCGCTGCCTATAGCGCTCGCGCCTCTCACGTCTTCTCTACAG ATTCTAGGTTCATGGGGCTACCAGAAAGGTCTCATACCGGAGCAGTGGCCTTTAGTAGAACTAGTCTACTGCATATGTCAGGGTATACTCTTCCACGCTAGGGTAATGCATGAAGACGCCTGTCCACGCTACATCATCAATCTGATGCATACAGTTACTTCtaataa ggCGGATGAAATCCAGGGTGCTTTTATCCAGAAAATATTAGCGCATGGCGGTGGCATGTAA